The genome window GTTACTATGCCCACAATTCGATTGTCTTCTCCCCTAACCAAGACATAACCATGTTCAGAGATCTCCTGAACAGCGTCCAATAGGGGCGTATTGGTCAAGACCTCCCTTCCAGCCTCCATGCAGTCCCTAACGTATTTGCAAGTCTTCCCCAACATTGTCCTAGCGCCTATGGACTTCCAAGATATTACGCCTTTGACTTCCCGTTCAGTCACCATAACCGGCAACTGTGAGTAATCCTTCAATTGCATTATCGTTACGGCCTGTGTGACGAGAGCATCTGGTGCAACGTAGATTGGCGCTTGGTTGGCGGCACCAAGCGTCCCAATCCTAACTGTCGGGTCTGCAATTGACTCAACGATTTCGCCTGCTTCTGTGGAAGCTTGGGCACTGGAATCCAATTCAATAGATATGGATTCGTCAATGTAAGTGAATTCAAAGTCAGGGTTGGTTTGTAAGCCGAGAGCCTCTAGTGTGTTTCTTATGTGCGCTACCTTGTGGATGCCACGTCTCGAATAGCCAAACCAAGCCAGAAGCGTTCTAACTGAAACCCGCTCAGGCTCGACACTCCCATTGGGAGTGCCTGAGTCGCTGAGTCGCTGTTCGACGGCGACTAGCTCCGGTGGTGCCTCTCTTGTACTCAATTGAATCCTCAAAACAGTAGGGTTGCTTAGAAAGGGCCCGGCGGAAACCCCGCCGGGCCCTCTTTCGTCTCTACTTACGTTCGCCCCGTGCCATTCGTGGGGCGAGTGTTCCCGCCCCCCTACACCGCCGGCACGCCGCCGATGATGGCGCGGTCGAGCTCCGGGTGGTCGATCCAACCGTCGCGGAAGTCCTTCGTCGCCTCGTACCAGTCGCAGCCGATGGGCAGCATCGCGCCGCCCGACCGCACCGCGTACACCTCCGGGTTGTCGACGCCGGGCGGGGTCTCCCCCTCCTGCAACGAGCGCGCGGCCCGAAGCAGGCGCCGCCGCGAGCGGATGATCATCTGGTCGCTCGTCCCCAGCCGCTCCTTCTCGCGGTCCACGATCGGGTCCATGCTGACGGTCACCGCCTGGTCCTCCAGGAAGATGCTGTTCAGGCCGGCGAAGGACTCGGTCTTCTGCCTCTCGCGGTCAATCTGGAAGTCGTTGTCCATGTCGGCGACGCAGCGGAAGCGGTCGAAGAAGCCGGTGCCGTTGGGGTACGTCTCGGTCGCGCCGGACGCCCACTTGCCCTTCGGCCGCTCGCCGTTGGGCCCAAACAGCGGCGACCGCTGGTTCGACGAGATCGCCAGCGTGTGGGTGTCGTCCATCGGCACCCAGGCGCGGAACTTGTGCTCCAGCCCCAGCACGCCGGGCGGCGTCATCGCGTAGAACGGCATCAGGAAGTTGGCGAAGCGCCAGTAGTTCATCCCCTCCATCGCCGGCCGGTACGCCCCGTACATCGTCCCGAAGTCCGTGTCGATGGCCGCGTAGTGCGGCGCCCGGTTCTGCAGGTGCCACCACGCCCAGCTTCCCACCGGCGTGTCCTCGTACTGGGTCAGGCCCAGGTGCAGGTACAGCGTGTGGACCGTGTCGATGTCGCCCTCCAGCGCCTGCATCCAGTTGCACGGCCGCATGTACGCCGATACAACCACGTCCTCCATCATGTTCGACGGCAGCTCCGGCAGCCCCGGCGGGTTGGCCCGAGGCCCCATGTACGTCCACATGATGCCGCCGCGCTCCTCGACGGGGTACGCCTTGATCTTGACCTTGTCCTTGAAGTTGCTCTCCGCCGGCTCCGACGGCATGTCGACACAGGAACCGGTGGTGTCGAACTTCCAGCCGTGGTACACGCAGCGGAGGCCCTGCTCCTCGTTCCGGCCGAAGAACAGGCTCGCCCGGCGGTGCGGGCAGTAGTTGTCGACCAGGCCCACCTTGCCGTTGCTGTCACGGAACGCGACCAGCTCCTCGCAAAGCAGCATGACGCGGACGGGCGGGCAGTCCGCCTCCGGCAGCTCGTTGGAGAGTCCGAAGGGCATCCAGTACTCCCGCATCAACTCGCCCATCGGCGTCCCCGGCCCAACCTGAGTGAGCATCTCATTGTCTTCGCGTGTGAGCATCCAACTCCTCCTCGTAGGTTCTGGCATTCCACCTCGCGCAGCGCGCACGAAGTGACTAGGGAGAGAGTAATGGGAAGGAACGCAGTCGTCAACGGGAACAAGAGCGGCGGCAGAACGAGTTTCGCTAGCTACCCCGCTTCCAACCCCCGTATCCGCTCCTCGATGTCCGCCAGGCTCGGGTAGTCCTCATCCGCCAGCTTGTAGCACCGTTCGAGGTACAGCTGCGCGAGGTCCCCGCCGTTCCGCGACGGGTCCTTCGCCGCCCGCAGCAGCGAGTCAATGTAGTACCGCTCCGGCAGGTACCGCGACAGCACCCGCACCTCGTCCTCAGCGTCCTGCACCTGCCGAGCGTCGCTCCCCTCGACGGCGAACCGCAGCCGCCCCGTCAGCTTCGAGAGCTCGCCCAGCCGGTCCCGGTCGCTCATCAGCTCGAACAGCACCTCGTTGATGCTGTGCCCGCTGATCGCCTCCGGCTCCGACACCGCCCCGGCCGTCGCCGCGTCGCCGATGTAGCTCTGGTACCGCCCTGCGTACTCCTGCACCACGTCGTTCACGCGCATCAGCATGTCCTGCACCTGCCCCGCCGGCACGTCGCCGCCGAAGACCAGGTCGTCGCCCCGAGCCTCCGCCAGCGACTCCAGCTGCGCGAGCCCGCCCGTCTCCTCCGGCATCGGCGGAAACGCAAACGCTGAGAGCTCCTGCGCGTTCACGTTGGGGAGCTGGGTCGCCAGAAACGGCGGCATGTACTTCACAAGGTCAATCGCAATAGGCAGCACCACGACATACTTCGAGTACAGCTTCCCAACGCCGTCGCTCTCCCGAAAATACAGCAGCGCATGCCCCTTCGGAGCCGCCGAATCCCCGCGCTCGAAAACCAGGTTCATACACGCCTCAAAAGTTGTTCCTACCGCCATTATATCCCACCCACCCCCAACCGTCGTTCCCGCCCCCACCCTCGTCGTTCCTGCGCAGGCAGGAACCCCGACAAACCGCAGCCCTTCATTCACCCAACCCCCACCCACCCTCCATCCCGGCGGACGCCGGGATCCAGAGGGGCGGTGAAGCGGGGGCATTCGCCAAGGCCTCCATTACCTGCAAACCGACGAGGGTGGGAACCCGGGCGCGGGGTGAGGGGCCGTTCGCCCTGAGGGAAATCGAAGGGTGAACGGGGGGGCATAAGCGCCCGCCCCCCACGTCCGCCCTCCCCTGCCCTTGCCCACTCCTCCCACCCAGCTACAATACCCCCATGCTTGACCTCAACCGCCTCGCCGAAGCCCTCACCGAGCGCGCCCTCACCGTCGCCGTCGGCGAGTCCGCGACGGGCGGCCTCCTCAGCTACCTCCTCTCCTCCGCACCCGGCGCGTCCCGCTACTTCCTCGGCGCCGTCACCGCCTACGCCAACGACGCCAAGTCCGAGCTCCTCGCCGTCCCCGACGACGCCTTCGCAGGCGGCGCCGTCAGCGAGCCCGTCGCCCTCGCGATGGCCCGCGGCGCCCGAGCCCTCTTCCGCGCAGACGTCGCCATCGCCGACACTGGCATCGCCGGCCCCGGCGGCGCAACCGACACCAAGCCCGTCGGCCTCTTCTACGTCGCCTTGTCTGCAAGGCGCGCCCTATCCGCCCGCGACGGCTACGAGACCGTCCGCACCCTGCACCTCACCGGCGACCGCGAGCAGGTCCGCCGCGCAGCCGCCGACGCCGCCCTCACGCTCCTCGCCGAATACGCAGACGCCCTCCCGACCCCCTGAACCAGCCTCTGCATTCTCCTCGCCAACCGTCTATACTGAAATGGTCGGCCATCCAAGGCCGAGTGTCGCGGCAAGCGGGCGTAGCTCAGCGGTAGAGCCCCTGCCTTCCAAGCAGGTTGTCGTGGGTTCAACTCCCATCGCCCGCTCCACCCCCTCACCTCCACCTCCATACCGGCGGAGGCCGGTATCCAGGGGTGGGGCACCCCCACCACCAACAAGGTTGAATAGCCACCCCCTCCGCCTCCATACCGGCGGACGCCGGTATCCAGGGGCGGGGCATCCCCACTACAGACCTCTTTCGCGATTCCCTTGCACCCCCGCGCACCAACACCGCGAAGCGCGTAAAATACCCCCATGACGGACTGGAACTCAGAGGTCTACCTCACCTTCGGCAACGAGCGCCTGCGACCCGCCCTCGACCTCCTCGCGCAGGTCCCCGCCGACCGCCCGCAGGTCGTCTACGACCTCGGCTGCGGTCCCGGCACCGCGACCGTCTACCTCAAGCGGCGCTGGCCCGACGCCCGTGTCATCGGCGTCGACGGCTCCCCCGACATGCTCTCCCGCGCCCGCGCCGAGCACTCGGACATCGAGTGGGTGGAAGCAGACCTCACGACGTGGCAGCCCGACACTCTCGGCGACGTCGTCTACTCCAACGCGGCATTCCAGTGGATGGACGACCACCACACCCTCTACCCGCGCATCGTGGAAACGGTGAAGCCCGGCGGCGCCCTCGCTATCCAGGTGCCCAACAACTGGCGGGAGCCCAGCCACGTCGGCATGGCCGACACCGCCCGCAACGACCGCTGGCGCGACCGCGTCGTCCCCATCCTCCGCGAGCTCCCGGTGCTCACCCCGCAGCAGTACTACGACATCGTCCGGCCCCTCGTCAGCTACCTCAACATCTGGGAGACCACCTACCACCAGCAGCTAGAGGGCGACAACCCCATCGTAGCGTGGACCTCCGGCTCCTCCCTCCGCCCCCTCCTCGACCCCCTCACCGACGAAGAACGCGC of Chloroflexota bacterium contains these proteins:
- a CDS encoding CBS domain-containing protein, translating into MSTREAPPELVAVEQRLSDSGTPNGSVEPERVSVRTLLAWFGYSRRGIHKVAHIRNTLEALGLQTNPDFEFTYIDESISIELDSSAQASTEAGEIVESIADPTVRIGTLGAANQAPIYVAPDALVTQAVTIMQLKDYSQLPVMVTEREVKGVISWKSIGARTMLGKTCKYVRDCMEAGREVLTNTPLLDAVQEISEHGYVLVRGEDNRIVGIVTSSDLGNQFMELAGPFLILGEIEMHLRRLVLRGFTLHELQDTSGGLDGHTIEGSADLTLGDICHLLEKKDNWDKLQLAIDRAVFVEHLDRVREIRNGVMHFHPDGIEPEDKETLRECARFLRNIAQMQT
- a CDS encoding Rieske 2Fe-2S domain-containing protein translates to MLTREDNEMLTQVGPGTPMGELMREYWMPFGLSNELPEADCPPVRVMLLCEELVAFRDSNGKVGLVDNYCPHRRASLFFGRNEEQGLRCVYHGWKFDTTGSCVDMPSEPAESNFKDKVKIKAYPVEERGGIMWTYMGPRANPPGLPELPSNMMEDVVVSAYMRPCNWMQALEGDIDTVHTLYLHLGLTQYEDTPVGSWAWWHLQNRAPHYAAIDTDFGTMYGAYRPAMEGMNYWRFANFLMPFYAMTPPGVLGLEHKFRAWVPMDDTHTLAISSNQRSPLFGPNGERPKGKWASGATETYPNGTGFFDRFRCVADMDNDFQIDRERQKTESFAGLNSIFLEDQAVTVSMDPIVDREKERLGTSDQMIIRSRRRLLRAARSLQEGETPPGVDNPEVYAVRSGGAMLPIGCDWYEATKDFRDGWIDHPELDRAIIGGVPAV
- a CDS encoding nicotinamide-nucleotide amidohydrolase family protein — protein: MLDLNRLAEALTERALTVAVGESATGGLLSYLLSSAPGASRYFLGAVTAYANDAKSELLAVPDDAFAGGAVSEPVALAMARGARALFRADVAIADTGIAGPGGATDTKPVGLFYVALSARRALSARDGYETVRTLHLTGDREQVRRAAADAALTLLAEYADALPTP
- a CDS encoding methyltransferase domain-containing protein, which produces MTDWNSEVYLTFGNERLRPALDLLAQVPADRPQVVYDLGCGPGTATVYLKRRWPDARVIGVDGSPDMLSRARAEHSDIEWVEADLTTWQPDTLGDVVYSNAAFQWMDDHHTLYPRIVETVKPGGALAIQVPNNWREPSHVGMADTARNDRWRDRVVPILRELPVLTPQQYYDIVRPLVSYLNIWETTYHQQLEGDNPIVAWTSGSSLRPLLDPLTDEERAAFIEEYTTRVTPHYPKQADGRTIFPFRRIFLVAIR